A region of Fibrobacter succinogenes subsp. succinogenes S85 DNA encodes the following proteins:
- a CDS encoding acyl-CoA thioesterase has product MAVVMEENANPMKFEKLFKVTPEMIDENKHMNNVWAVQWVQDISIAHSDSVGATDVMYQFGCGWMIHTQFVEYKNQAFLGDEIRGTTWVAGYSKVASVRKCRFERVSDGKVVFESETQWVLMDMKKGRPFAIPQEIKDRFQVK; this is encoded by the coding sequence ATGGCTGTAGTGATGGAAGAAAATGCAAATCCGATGAAGTTTGAAAAGCTTTTTAAGGTGACGCCCGAGATGATTGATGAAAACAAGCACATGAATAATGTGTGGGCGGTGCAGTGGGTTCAGGATATCTCGATTGCTCATTCGGATTCCGTTGGAGCAACGGATGTGATGTACCAGTTCGGTTGCGGTTGGATGATTCATACGCAGTTTGTGGAATACAAGAATCAGGCGTTCTTGGGCGATGAAATCCGTGGTACGACTTGGGTCGCTGGCTACAGCAAGGTCGCGAGCGTACGCAAGTGCCGCTTTGAACGCGTTTCTGATGGCAAGGTCGTGTTTGAATCCGAGACGCAGTGGGTTCTCATGGATATGAAAAAGGGAAGGCCGTTTGCCATCCCTCAAGAAATTAAAGACCGCTTTCAAGTGAAGTAG